From Phacochoerus africanus isolate WHEZ1 chromosome 13, ROS_Pafr_v1, whole genome shotgun sequence, a single genomic window includes:
- the TUBGCP3 gene encoding gamma-tubulin complex component 3, whose translation MATPDQKSPNVLLQNLCCRILGKSEADVAQQFQYAVRVIGSNFAPTVERDEFLVAEKIKKELTRQRREADAALFSELHRKLHSQGVLKNKWSILYLLLSLSEDPRKQPSKVSGFAALFAQALPRDAHSTPYYYARPQSLPLNYQERGAPSAQSAGSAGSSGVSSLGTYALNGPTPPPPPPALLPGQPLPAPGVGDGLRQQLGSRLAWTLTASQPSLPSTTSKAVPSSGSRGAARPRREGDAAAGAVEVTEAALVRDILYVFQGIDGKHVKMSNADNCYTVEGKANLSKSLRDTAVRLAELGWLHNKIRKYTDQRSLDRSFGLVGQSFCAALHQELREYYRLLSVLHSQLQLEDDQGVNLGLESSLTLRRLLVWTYDPKMRLKTLAALVDHCQGRKGGELASAVHAYTKTGDPYARSLVQHILSLVSHPVLSFLYRWIYDGELEDTYHEFFVASDPAVKADRLWHDKYALRKPMIPSFMTMDQCRKVLLIGKSINFLHQVCHDQTPTAKMIAVTKSAESPQDAADLFTDLENAFQGKIDAAYFETSKYLLDVLNKKYSLLDHMQAMRRYLLLGQGDFIRHLMDLLKPELVRPATTLYQHNLTGILETAVRATNAQFDSPEILKRLDVRLLEVSPGDTGWDVFSLDYHVDGPIATVFTRECMSHYLRAFNFLWRAKRVEYILTDIRKGHMCNARLLRSMPEFSGVLHHCHILASEMVHFIHQMQYYVTFEVLECSWDELWNRVQRAQDLDHIIAAHEAFLGTVISRCLLDSDSRALLNQLRAVFDQIIELQNTQDAIYRAALEELQRRLQFEEKKKQREAEGQWGVTAAEEEQEKRRVQEFQESIPKMCSQLRILTHFYQGVVQQFLVSLTTSSDESLRFLSFRLDFNEHYRAREPRLRVSLGTRGRRSSHT comes from the exons ATGGCGACCCCGGACCAGAAGTCTCCGAACGTCCTGCTGCAGAACCTGTGCTGCCGGATCCTGGGCAAGAGCGAAG CCGACGTGGCCCAGCAGTTCCAGTATGCCGTGCGAGTCATCGGCAGCAACTTTGCCCCAACTGTTGAAAGAGATGAGTTTCTAGTAGctgaaaaaatcaagaaagaac TTACTCGGCAGAGACGGGAAGCCGACGCGGCGCTCTTTTCGGAACTGCACAGGAAGCTTCACTCGCAG ggagttttgaaaaataagtggTCCATTCTCTACCTCTTGCTGAGCCTTAGTGAAGATCCCCGCAAGCAGCCGAGCAAG GTCTCCGGCTTCGCTGCCTTGTTCGCTCAGGCGCTCCCGCGGGACGCCCACTCCACTCCCTACTACTACGCCCGGCCGCAGTCTCTGCCCTTGAACTACCAGGAGCGCGGCGCGCCGTCGGCCCAGAGCGCGGGCAGCGCGGGCAGCAGTGGCGTCAGCAGCCTGGGCACCTACGCCCTCAACGGCCCgaccccgccgccgccgccgcccgccctcCTCCCCGG GCAGCCCCTCCCGGCTCCAGGAGTGGGCGATGGTCTTCGGCAGCAGCTGGGCTCCCGCCTGGCGTGGACTCTGACCGCCAGCCAGCCGTCCTTGCCGTCCACTACCTCGAAAGCTGTCCCCAGCAGCGGCTCGCGCGGCGCGGCGCGGCCGAGGCGAGAAGGGGATGCTGCTGCTG GTGCCGTGGAGGTTACGGAGGCGGCCCTGGTCAGAGACATTCTGTACGTCTTCCAGGGCATAGACGGCAAGCATGTCAAGATGAGCAACGCTGACAACTGCTACACAGTGGAGGGAAAG GCAAACCTGAGTAAGTCTCTTAGGGACACGGCGGTCAGACTTGCGGAGTTGGGGTGGTTACACAATAAGATCAGGAAGTACACGGACCAGAGGAGTCTGGACCGGTCCTTTGGACTCGTAGGTCAG agCTTCTGCGCGGCGCTGCACCAGGAGCTCAGGGAGTACTACCGCCTGCTCTCCGTCCTGCACTCCCAG CTGCAGTTAGAGGACGATCAGGGGGTGAATCTGGGCCTCGAGAGCAGCCTGACGCTGCGGCGCCTCCTGGTTTGGACGTATGACCCCAAGATGAGGCTGAAGACCTTAGCGGCCCTGGTGGACCACTGCCAAG GAAGGAAGGGGGGCGAGCTGGCCTCCGCCGTGCACGCCTACACCAAGACGGGGGACCCGTACGCGCGGTCGCTGGTGCAGCACATCCTCAGCCTGGTGTCACACCCCGTCCTCAGCTTTCTGTACCGCTGGATCTACGACGGGGAGCTGGAGGACACCTACCATGAG TTTTTCGTGGCATCGGACCCGGCGGTCAAGGCGGACCGGCTGTGGCACGACAAGTACGCCCTGCGGAAGCCCATGATCCCCTCGTTCATGACCATGGACCAGTGCAGGAAG gtcCTTTTGATAGGAAAATCGATAAACTTCCTGCACCAGGTCTGTCATGACCAGACGCCCACTGCAAAGATGATAGCTGTGACCAAGTCTGCAGAATCACCCCAGGATG CTGCAGATTTattcacagacttggaaaatGCATTTCAGGGGAAAATTGATGCGGCTTATTTTGAGACCAGCAAGTACCTCCTGGATGTTCTCAATAAAAAGTACAGCTTGCTGGACCACATGCAGGCCATGCGGCGGTACCTGCTTCTCGGCCAAGGGGACTTCATCAGGCACCTGATGGACCTGCTCAA ACCAGAACTTGTCCGTCCAGCGACGACTTTGTATCAACACAACCTGACGGGTATCCTTGAAACGGCTGTCCGAGCCACCAACGCCCAGTTTGACAGCCCTGAAATCCTCAAAAGGCTGGACGTCCGGCTGCTGGAG GTCTCTCCGGGTGACACTGGCTGGGATGTCTTCAGCCTGGACTACCACGTCGATGGCCCCATTGCAACG GTGTTCACCCGGGAGTGTATGAGCCACTACCTGAGAGCCTTCAACTTCCTGTGGCGGGCCAAGCGGGTGGAGTACATCCTCACGGACATCCGCAAGGGGCACATGTGCAACGCCCGGCTCCTGAGGAGCATGCCCG AGTTCTCCGGGGTGCTGCACCACTGCCACATCCTGGCATCCGAGATGGTCCATTTCATCCACCAGATGCAGTATTACGTGACCTTCGAG GTGCTCGAGTGCTCCTGGGACGAGCTGTGGAACAGAGTGCAGCGGGCACAGGACCTGGACCACATCATCGCCGCGCACGAGGCCTTCCTGGGCACTGTCATCTCCCGCTGCCTGCTGGACAGCGACTCCCGG GCGCTTTTAAACCAGCTCCGAGCTGTGTTCGATCAGATCATCGAGCTGCAGAATACTCAGGATGCCATTTACAGGGCCGCCCTGGAGGAGCTGCAACGACGCCTGCAGTTTgaggagaagaagaagcagcGTGAAGCTGAG GGCCAGTGGGGAGTGACCGCTGCCGAGGAAGAGCAGGAGAAGAGGCGGGTGCAGGAGTTCCAGGAATCTATCCCTAAGATGTGCTCCCAGCTGCGTATCCTGACGCACTTCTACCAG